In Vigna radiata var. radiata cultivar VC1973A chromosome 3, Vradiata_ver6, whole genome shotgun sequence, the following proteins share a genomic window:
- the LOC106757418 gene encoding UDP-glycosyltransferase 73C3-like: MDSTSLCNLHFVFIPLMAPGHLLPMVDMAKMLARRKVKVSIVTTPLNSIHFQDSIDREIQSGSPIQILHVPFPWAEAGIPEGCESQDTLPSMDLLYNFNVALNLLQRPIEELLQNQSPFPSCIIADTNLLCAAGVADKLNIPRIVFDGTSCFYLLCCHSLNKNKVHEAASYDEKFLVPGMPHKIELRRSQLPGIFYPGRDLRLQAFREAIREAAKKAYGIVVNSFEELEAEYVKEYERVTGHKVWCVGPVSLCNKDDREKGLRSKRNSSDESRYVKWLDSWPARSVIYVCLGSQNRATPEQLIEVGLGLEATKRPFIWVLRGAYRREETEKWLLEDGFEERVKGRGILIKGWVPQVLILSHRAIGAFLTHCGWNSTLEGICAGVPLVTYPLYAEQFLNEKVVVQVVETGVSAGAETVVRLGDEFKARVEVTRDNVTDSIENVMGEGKEKEMIRERARNYADMARKTIEEGGSSYNNMSLLIEDIIRLKMSQLNDTPNVFLE; the protein is encoded by the coding sequence ATGGATTCAACATCCCTCTGCAACCTCCACTTTGTGTTCATACCGTTAATGGCCCCAGGTCATCTTCTTCCCATGGTGGACATGGCCAAAATGTTGGCAAGACGCAAAGTGAAAGTGAGCATAGTCACCACACCCCTCAATTCCATCCACTTCCAAGATAGCATAGACAGAGAGATTCAATCTGGCTCACCCATCCAGATTCTTCATGTTCCGTTTCCATGGGCTGAGGCTGGAATACCAGAGGGGTGTGAGAGCCAAGACACTCTTCCTTCAATGGATCTCCTATACAACTTCAATGTCGCTCTTAACTTGTTGCAGCGCCCAATAGAAGAGCTTCTACAAAACCAAAGCCCGTTTCCAAGCTGCATAATTGCCGACACAAATCTCTTGTGCGCCGCTGGTGTTGCTGACAAGTTAAATATTCCTAGAATAGTATTCGACGGGACTAGTTGTTTCTATCTGCTTTGCTGTCACAGTTTAAACAAGAACAAGGTCCATGAAGCTGCATCTTATGATGAGAAATTTCTTGTGCCTGGAATGCCCCACAAGATCGAATTGCGAAGATCTCAACTCCCCGGGATATTCTACCCAGGCAGGGACTTGAGGTTGCAAGCTTTCCGTGAGGCAATAAGGGAAGCTGCGAAAAAAGCATATGGGATAGTGGTAAATAGTTTCGAAGAGTTGGAAGCAGAGTATGTGAAAGAGTACGAAAGGGTTACGGGGCATAAGGTATGGTGTGTAGGACCTGTGTCGCTGTGCAATAAGGATGACAGGGAGAAGGGTCTGAGAAGTAAGAGAAACTCGAGTGATGAGAGTAGATATGTGAAGTGGCTTGATTCATGGCCTGCAAGGTCTGTGATTTATGTGTGTCTTGGTAGTCAAAACCGTGCAACGCCTGAGCAGTTAATAGAAGTGGGGTTGGGATTGGAAGCGACAAAAAGGCCATTCATTTGGGTTCTTAGAGGTGCATATAGAAGAGAGGAAACAGAGAAATGGCTGTTGGAAGATGGGTTTGAAGAAAGGGTGAAAGGGAGAGGGATTCTGATAAAGGGTTGGGTGCCACAAGTGTTGATATTATCACATAGAGCAATAGGAGCGTTTTTGACACATTGTGGATGGAATTCGACGCTTGAAGGGATCTGTGCAGGGGTTCCGTTGGTGACTTATCCTCTGTATGCCGAGCAGTTTCTTAATGAGAAGGTTGTTGTGCAGGTGGTGGAGACTGGAGTGAGTGCAGGAGCTGAAACTGTTGTGCGCTTGGGAGATGAATTCAAAGCTCGAGTAGAGGTGACCAGGGACAATGTTACGGATTCAATTGAGAATGTAATGggtgaaggaaaagaaaaagaaatgataagGGAAAGAGCAAGAAATTATGCAGACATGGCAAGGAAAACAATAGAAGAAGGTGGTTCATCTTACAACAACATGTCTCTGCTAATCGAAGACATCATCCGTTTGAAAATGTCACAATTAAATGACACACCAAATGTTTTTTTGGAGTAA
- the LOC106756928 gene encoding UDP-glycosyltransferase 73C6-like — MAPQEQQLHFVLFPLMAQGHMIPMMDIAKILVRRNVIVTVVTTPNNAARFTSIFDRYAESGFQIRLVQLQFPCKEAGVPDGCENLDTIPTLGMAADFFNATNFLRQPAEKLFEELTPAPSCIISDMCLPYTNHIAKKFKIPRISFVGVSCFYLFSMSNIRIHNVMESVTTESEYFVVPGIPDKIEMNIAKTGMAMTEGMRLVTNNLFEAEMEAYGMIMNSFEELEPAYAEGYKKIRNNKLWCLGPLSFSNKDHLDKAQRGRIASIEECQLRCWLDRQKPETVIYACFGSLCNLTAPQLIELGLALEASERPFIWVIRERSYSESLELEKWIEENGFEERTSSRSLLIRGWAPQLLILSHPAIGGFITHCGWNSTLEAICAGVPMATWPLFGDQFLNESLAVDVLKVGVKVGVDRPVTWGEEEKIGVLVKKEDVEKAIVKLMDETTENEERRKRVRELAEMAKRAVEKGGSSYSNATLLIEDIAQKIKQKV; from the coding sequence ATGGCTCCCCAAGAACAGCAACTCCACTTCGTCTTGTTTCCATTGATGGCTCAAGGCCATATGATCCCCATGATGGACATTGCAAAAATATTGGTGCGACGCAATGTTATTGTCACTGTAGTCACAACACCCAATAATGCAGCTCGTTTCACATCGATCTTTGATCGTTATGCTGAATCTGGGTTTCAAATCAGATTAGTTCAACTTCAGTTCCCATGCAAAGAAGCTGGAGTACCAGATGGATGCGAGAATCTCGATACGATACCTACACTGGGCATGGCCGCTGATTTCTTCAATGCAACGAACTTTCTTCGACAGCCAGCTGAAAAACTGTTTGAAGAGTTAACACCTGCACCAAGCTGCATCATCTCCGATATGTGCTTACCATATACAAACCACATTGctaaaaagttcaaaattccCAGGATTTCGTTTGTGGGAGTAAGTTGCTTCTATCTCTTTAGCATGTCTAACATACGCATCCATAATGTTATGGAGAGCGTAACTACCGAATCGGAGTACTTTGTTGTGCCTGGTATACCTGACAAAATTGAAATGAACATAGCTAAGACAGGAATGGCAATGACTGAAGGCATGAGACTGGTTACTAATAATTTGTTTGAAGCTGAAATGGAAGCATATGGGATGATCATGAATTCTTTTGAAGAGTTGGAGCCAGCATATGCAGAGGGATACAAGAAGATAAGAAACAATAAACTGTGGTGTTTGGGACCACTATCATTTAGCAACAAGGATCACTTGGATAAGGCTCAAAGAGGTCGAATTGCCTCAATTGAGGAGTGCCAACTGAGGTGCTGGCTTGATCGTCAAAAGCCAGAAACTGTAATCTATGCATGCTTTGGAAGCCTATGTAATCTAACAGCACCACAGTTGATAGAGCTCGGTTTGGCCTTGGAAGCATCAGAAAGACCCTTCATTTGGGTTATCAGGGAACGAAGTTATTCAGAATCATTAGAATTGGAAAAGTGGATCGAGGAGAATGGATTTGAGGAAAGAACAAGTTCTAGAAGCCTTCTAATTCGGGGTTGGGCACCTCAATTATTAATACTATCACACCCTGCAATTGGAGGGTTCATAACACACTGTGGTTGGAACTCTACCTTAGAAGCAATATGTGCTGGTGTTCCAATGGCTACGTGGCCACTTTTTGGAGACCAGTTTTTGAATGAAAGTCTTGCCGTGGATGTATTAAAAGTTGGAGTTAAGGTTGGAGTGGATCGTCCTGTTACATggggagaagaagaaaaaattggagTGTTGGTGAAGAAAGAAGATGTTGAAAAGGCAATCGTAAAGTTAATGGATGAGACAAccgaaaatgaagaaagaagaaaaagggtgaGAGAGCTTGCAGAAATGGCTAAAAGAGCTGTAGAGAAAGGAGGATCCTCTTATTCTAATGCCACCTTGCTTATCGAAGATATAGCGCAAAAGATCAAACAAAAAGTATGA